ATTTCGGCCTGCTCAAGGCCTTTATCCGCCGCATCAACAGCTTTTGATCCGCCGCCGGCCGCTTCTCTGGAAGCGGCCGGCATTCCAGCGCTTTCCTGCCCTCGTTTCTTGACAGCTTCCCGGCCTCTGTTAGGTTTAGCAAATCGGTGAGGTACCGCCCCTGGCGTGGAGCTCAGGTTCCGTGTCTGTTCCGCACGCCCCTGTCGCGGGCTCAAGCTCTGGAGGAAACGGCATGAAAAAGCTAATGATTCCCATTCTTTCCCTGTTGTTGCTGGTCGGCTGTCAGAGTGAAAAAGGCGCCACGCCCGAAGGGGCCAAGGACGCGCCCGCGCGCGCCTCGGGCGCCATGCGTTTCGTGACCATCGGCACCGGCGGCGTCACCGGCGTCTATTACCCCGTGGGCGGGGCCATCGGCAAGCTCATCAACGACAAGCGCGAGCAGTACAACCTGCGCGTGTCCGTGGAGTCGACGGGCGGCTCGGTGTTCAACATCAACGCGCTGATGAACGGCGACATCGAACTCGGCGTGGTGCAGTCCGATCTTCAGCATCAGGCCTTTCAGGGTGAGGGCGAGTGGCAAGGGCGGCCCCAGGCCAAGCTGCGCTCCATGTTCGCTCTGCATCCCGAGGCGGTGACGATTCTCGCGGCGGTGGACTCCAACATCGAGCGCGTCGCCGATCTGGCGGGCAAGGTGGTCAATATCGGCGCCCCCGGCACCGGCCAGCGGGTCAACGCCCTGGATCTGTTCGCCGCGGCCGGCATCGATCCCAACGCCGATCTGCGCGCCGAGGGTATTCGCCCCGCCGAGTCGGCGAGCATGCTGCAGGACGGCCGCATCGACGCTTTCTTCTATACCGTGGGCCATCCCAACGGCTCGGTCAAGGAAGCGGTGGCGGGAACGCGCAAGGTGCGTTTCGTGCCGGTGGACGCCGAGCTGATCGACAAGCTGGTGAGCCGGCAGCCCTATTACGCCCCGGCGCTCATCCCCGTGGCGCCCTATCCCGGCGTGGCCAACAGCGAACCGGTGCCGACCTTCGGCGTCAAGGCCACCATCTGCACCTCCGCCGACGTGCCTGAGGATGTGGTCTATACCATCACCCGCGAGGTGTTTGAGAATCTGGACACCCTGCGCACCCTGCACCCGGCCCTGGAAGTCCTGACCGCGCAAAACATGCTGGAAGGGCTGGCCGCGCCCCTGCATCCGGGCGCGGAGAGATATTTCCGCGAGAAGGGCCTGCTGTAGTCGCCTTGCCGCGCGCGGGAGGGAGACATCCGGATCACCTTCCCGCGCGGTCCCAGGCACTGAGGGGGTATTTCATGGCGAAGGATCTGCCGGCAAACCACGAGGGTTTCGATACCGCGCAGCGCCTCAAGGAGGAGGAAGAACTCGGCCTGCGCCGCCCCCAGGGCTGGCAGCTCTGGCTGGTGCCGAGCATCGCCCTCTGTTGGTCGCTGTTCCAGCTGTCCCTGGCCAGTTGGCTGCTGCTCGACACCACCTACGTGCGCGCCATCCATCTGGCCTTTGCCCTGCTCATCGTGTTTCTCTCCTATCCGACCCTGCGCCGCGACGTGCGCCTGCCCGGGCTGCGCTGGCTGGGGGAGAAGCACAAGATCCCGCTGATGGACATGCTGCTCGCGCTGCTCGCGACCCTGGCCGCGCTCTACATCGTCATTGATTACGCGGGCATCGCGGGGCGGGTGGGGCGCCCCAGCCAACTGGATCTGGTGGTGGGCATCTTTCTCGTGGTGGTGCTGCTCGAAGCGGCGCGGCGCGTCATCGGCCCGGCCCTGCCGGTGATTGCCGCGGCCTTTACCGGCTATGCCTTCTTCGGGCCCTATATGCCCGATTTTCTGGCTTTCAAGGGCGTGAGTCTGGCGCGTTACGTCAGTCAGATCTCGCTGACGAC
This window of the Geoalkalibacter sp. genome carries:
- a CDS encoding TAXI family TRAP transporter solute-binding subunit, with product MKKLMIPILSLLLLVGCQSEKGATPEGAKDAPARASGAMRFVTIGTGGVTGVYYPVGGAIGKLINDKREQYNLRVSVESTGGSVFNINALMNGDIELGVVQSDLQHQAFQGEGEWQGRPQAKLRSMFALHPEAVTILAAVDSNIERVADLAGKVVNIGAPGTGQRVNALDLFAAAGIDPNADLRAEGIRPAESASMLQDGRIDAFFYTVGHPNGSVKEAVAGTRKVRFVPVDAELIDKLVSRQPYYAPALIPVAPYPGVANSEPVPTFGVKATICTSADVPEDVVYTITREVFENLDTLRTLHPALEVLTAQNMLEGLAAPLHPGAERYFREKGLL